One region of Edaphobacter bradus genomic DNA includes:
- a CDS encoding sensor histidine kinase has translation MRRSVKWSLVRYGISTAAVAAIVAVYFRWPHVNEMTVAFTLLIVILLVSANWGLRHAVYLSFLASAAFNYFFLPPVLTFTIRDNRNWVALGTFLLTAIVASQLAERAREEAAISRRRQREAERLYDFSQQMLVKGNVIALVNALPQMIAATFDLAGAAVYLRERDRVYRSSPDYMDVTAAELRDTAFSRDHCCEDERNVTLVPILLGQRPIGALGITGGRTSPEALDAVCGLAAIAIERAGAVETLTRVEAARESERLRNALLDSVAHELRTPLTSITAAVTSLQTAPLDQEQRREMMEVIEQEAARLDRLVGQAMEMAELDAHAISLDLRPHSMREAVDAAIEELEGPLKAHPVDVRLSDSLPKVEMDLERIAKVLQHLLENAAKYSADSSPIFVSAEVAKGRLCTSVADRGSGVDDFERMMIFDKFYRGQGQRYRVQGTGMGLAIAKAIVEAHGGSIEVTSQSGQGSVFTFCLPLQRVQ, from the coding sequence GTGCGACGCTCGGTGAAGTGGAGTCTGGTTCGTTATGGCATTTCGACGGCTGCCGTCGCTGCCATTGTAGCGGTGTATTTCCGTTGGCCGCATGTCAATGAGATGACGGTGGCGTTTACGCTGCTGATCGTGATTCTACTGGTCTCGGCGAATTGGGGCCTGCGGCATGCAGTCTACCTGTCGTTCCTTGCCTCGGCTGCGTTCAACTACTTCTTTCTCCCCCCGGTCCTGACTTTCACCATTCGAGACAACAGGAACTGGGTGGCACTGGGAACCTTTCTGCTGACGGCGATTGTTGCGAGCCAGCTTGCGGAGCGGGCACGAGAGGAGGCGGCGATCTCGCGGCGGCGGCAGCGGGAGGCCGAGCGGCTCTACGACTTCAGCCAGCAGATGCTCGTGAAGGGCAACGTTATCGCCCTGGTGAACGCGTTGCCGCAGATGATTGCCGCGACCTTCGATCTGGCGGGTGCGGCGGTGTATCTGCGAGAGCGGGACCGCGTGTACCGGTCGAGCCCGGACTATATGGACGTGACGGCGGCGGAGCTTCGCGATACGGCGTTCTCGCGCGACCATTGCTGCGAGGACGAGCGCAATGTGACGCTGGTCCCGATTCTGCTGGGCCAGCGGCCGATCGGCGCGCTGGGAATTACCGGCGGCCGGACTTCGCCCGAGGCGCTGGACGCTGTGTGCGGGCTGGCGGCGATCGCCATCGAGCGGGCGGGCGCAGTGGAGACTCTGACTCGCGTAGAGGCCGCGCGTGAGAGCGAGAGGCTGCGCAATGCGCTGCTCGATTCGGTGGCGCATGAGCTGCGGACTCCGTTGACGTCGATTACGGCGGCGGTCACGAGCCTGCAGACGGCGCCGCTTGATCAGGAGCAGCGCAGAGAGATGATGGAGGTGATCGAGCAGGAGGCGGCTCGGCTCGATCGGCTTGTGGGGCAGGCGATGGAGATGGCGGAGCTGGACGCCCATGCGATCTCGCTCGATCTGCGGCCTCACTCGATGCGCGAGGCTGTCGATGCTGCGATTGAGGAGTTGGAAGGGCCGCTGAAGGCGCATCCAGTAGACGTGCGGCTTTCGGATTCGCTGCCCAAGGTAGAGATGGACCTCGAGCGGATCGCCAAGGTGCTGCAGCATCTGCTGGAGAATGCAGCGAAGTACTCGGCTGATAGCAGTCCGATCTTTGTTAGCGCCGAGGTTGCGAAAGGCAGGCTCTGCACGAGCGTGGCGGACCGCGGCTCGGGCGTCGATGACTTCGAGCGCATGATGATCTTCGACAAGTTCTATCGCGGCCAGGGGCAGCGGTATCGCGTGCAGGGCACAGGGATGGGCCTCGCGATCGCGAAGGCGATCGTGGAGGCCCATGGCGGCTCGATCGAGGTGACGAGCCAGTCCGGGCAGGGGTCGGTGTTTACGTTTTGTTTGCCGCTGCAGCGAGTCCAGTGA
- a CDS encoding OPT family oligopeptide transporter, protein MATTTRPTFQPFVPANETRPELTVRALILGALFGILFGAVTVYVGLRAGLTVAASIPISVLSISILRAFGRASILENNIVQSTGNAGQSIASGVIFTLPALIFLGFDLESTRIFALALFGGWLGVLFMIPLRRQLIVEEHHVLTYPEGTACADVLMAGERGGSFASRVFLGLGLGGLYTLFQNENLFGLFPSTPNYSPDLGPQHLLRGGAIRADVTSEYLGVGYIIGMRVAAVMLAGGVFSWLVLMPAIYFFGSHLSGPLYPGTIPIADMSPSQLWSTYVRPMGAGAVACSGLITLLRTAPTILAALSEGLKSIGKNSGREDITTLSDEKLAQLEALEDRTAPARGPDFDYPYLTEIRRRETLGIQVTSPQPPRTEHDLPWSVVIGGSIVLVLLMWVFLQFKPVPGAQVGALANFAAAILVVVFGFLFVTVSARIVGIVGSSASPVSGMTIATLMATAAIFLVKGWTAPAFGALAITIGGIVCIAASNAGDTSQDLKTGYLIGATPWKQQLAIMIGVIISLFSIGATLNAMNKGLETFQHLPHPIAVSLNQLPDGVQNQGHFTRDRISLTDSSAPSATHTELSNARQYLLLNAIGSATLADGKYLYNPATGQIEVQWVQGIGSEKAAAPQGRLMATVINGILSRKLPWSLVLLGVALVIMVELLGIRSLTLAVGAYLSIGTTLAIFVGGVMRWMVDRALAKEGIEQSETESEISPGSLYASGLIAAGGIVGLLGVATKLYEAATDKSIPRFSNHNPLHHDLVSVIMFALLAYSLYYFARKPLNSAK, encoded by the coding sequence ATGGCCACGACCACCCGACCCACCTTTCAACCCTTCGTCCCGGCCAACGAGACCCGCCCCGAGCTCACCGTCCGCGCCCTTATCCTCGGCGCCCTCTTCGGAATTTTGTTCGGAGCCGTCACCGTCTACGTCGGCCTCCGCGCCGGACTCACCGTCGCGGCCAGCATCCCCATCTCCGTCCTCTCCATCTCCATCCTCCGCGCCTTCGGTCGCGCCAGCATCCTCGAGAACAACATCGTCCAGTCGACGGGCAACGCCGGCCAGTCCATCGCCTCCGGAGTCATCTTCACCCTCCCGGCCCTCATCTTCCTCGGCTTCGACCTTGAATCCACTCGCATCTTCGCCCTCGCGCTCTTCGGAGGCTGGCTCGGCGTACTCTTCATGATCCCGCTCCGCCGCCAGCTCATCGTCGAAGAGCACCACGTCCTCACCTACCCCGAGGGCACCGCCTGCGCCGACGTCCTGATGGCGGGCGAGCGCGGAGGCAGCTTCGCCTCGCGAGTCTTCCTCGGCCTCGGACTCGGCGGCCTCTACACCCTCTTCCAGAACGAGAACCTCTTCGGCCTCTTCCCCTCAACCCCCAACTACTCCCCTGACCTCGGCCCGCAGCATCTGCTCCGCGGCGGAGCCATCCGCGCCGACGTCACCTCGGAGTATCTCGGCGTCGGCTACATCATCGGAATGCGCGTCGCAGCCGTCATGCTCGCCGGTGGAGTCTTCTCCTGGCTCGTCCTGATGCCCGCCATCTACTTCTTCGGCTCGCATCTCTCAGGGCCGCTCTACCCAGGCACCATCCCCATCGCCGACATGAGCCCCTCGCAGCTCTGGTCCACCTACGTCCGGCCCATGGGAGCCGGGGCCGTAGCCTGCAGCGGACTCATCACCCTCCTCCGCACCGCACCGACCATCCTCGCCGCCCTCTCAGAAGGCCTCAAGTCCATCGGCAAAAACTCGGGGAGAGAAGACATCACGACTTTGAGTGATGAAAAGCTCGCACAATTGGAGGCGCTGGAAGACCGGACAGCACCGGCTAGAGGACCCGACTTTGACTATCCCTATCTGACTGAAATACGCCGCCGCGAGACTCTGGGCATCCAAGTTACAAGCCCTCAGCCGCCCCGCACCGAGCACGACCTCCCCTGGTCTGTCGTCATCGGCGGCTCCATCGTCCTCGTCCTCCTCATGTGGGTCTTTCTCCAGTTCAAACCCGTCCCCGGCGCACAGGTAGGAGCCCTCGCCAACTTCGCCGCCGCCATCCTGGTGGTCGTCTTCGGCTTCCTCTTCGTCACCGTCTCGGCGCGCATCGTCGGAATCGTCGGGTCGTCAGCTTCACCCGTCTCCGGCATGACCATCGCGACTCTGATGGCCACCGCCGCCATCTTCCTCGTCAAAGGCTGGACTGCCCCCGCCTTCGGAGCCCTCGCCATCACCATCGGAGGCATCGTCTGCATCGCCGCCTCCAACGCAGGCGACACCTCGCAGGACCTCAAGACCGGCTACCTCATCGGAGCCACGCCATGGAAGCAGCAGCTTGCCATCATGATCGGAGTCATCATCTCGCTCTTCTCCATCGGCGCCACGCTCAACGCGATGAACAAGGGTCTCGAGACCTTCCAGCACCTGCCCCACCCCATCGCCGTCTCGCTCAACCAGCTTCCCGACGGAGTCCAGAACCAGGGGCACTTCACCCGCGACCGCATCTCCCTCACCGATTCCTCTGCTCCCTCCGCAACCCACACCGAGCTGAGCAACGCCCGCCAGTACCTGCTGCTCAACGCCATCGGCTCGGCAACTCTAGCCGATGGCAAGTACCTCTACAACCCGGCCACTGGCCAGATCGAAGTCCAGTGGGTGCAGGGCATCGGCAGCGAAAAAGCCGCTGCCCCGCAAGGCCGCCTGATGGCCACGGTCATCAACGGAATCCTCAGCCGCAAGCTGCCCTGGTCGCTCGTCCTCCTCGGCGTCGCACTCGTCATCATGGTCGAGCTGCTCGGAATCCGCTCGCTCACCCTCGCTGTCGGAGCCTACCTCTCCATCGGCACCACGCTCGCCATCTTCGTCGGAGGAGTCATGCGCTGGATGGTCGACCGCGCTCTTGCGAAAGAAGGCATCGAGCAATCCGAGACCGAATCCGAGATCTCCCCCGGCAGCCTCTACGCCTCAGGCCTCATCGCCGCGGGCGGAATCGTCGGCCTGCTAGGAGTAGCCACCAAACTCTACGAGGCCGCCACAGACAAGTCCATCCCTCGCTTCAGCAACCACAACCCGCTCCATCACGACCTGGTCAGCGTCATCATGTTCGCCCTGCTCGCCTACTCCCTCTACTACTTCGCAAGGAAACCGCTGAACTCTGCGAAGTAA
- a CDS encoding universal stress protein has protein sequence MPTREPSSPPVKSPEEWLEKVAPEKTRGIFKLFLGYAPGVGKTYNMLSEAIRRHARGEDVVIGVVETHGRPKTAELAAQIEQVPRRTIEYKGVLFEEMNLDAILARKPQIVLIDELAHTNIEGSKHRKRYEDVLELLAANIDVLATMNVQHIESVAPTVQSVTGIQIRETVPDWFIQRADEIVMADLTPEALQTRMRRGDIYGHDRAEKALANFFRRGNLIALRELALQHVTKAVDRNLTAYMDAKRITANWAVRERVLVCISSSSASQALIARGARVAEGVGGELYVLHIETDRDRDKDEQSTLDANLQFARNLDAQVYVVKGKSIAHAVATFVREKRITHVIFGRTAVSGLRKYLYYWAIQHFLSESPNVDVHIVTQRPERE, from the coding sequence ATGCCCACACGTGAACCATCCAGCCCGCCAGTCAAAAGCCCTGAAGAATGGCTTGAAAAAGTAGCGCCCGAGAAGACGCGCGGCATCTTCAAGCTCTTCCTCGGCTACGCTCCCGGCGTCGGCAAGACCTACAACATGCTCAGCGAGGCCATCCGCCGCCACGCGCGCGGCGAAGACGTCGTGATCGGCGTCGTCGAAACCCACGGCCGCCCCAAGACCGCCGAGCTCGCCGCCCAGATCGAGCAGGTCCCCCGCCGCACCATCGAGTACAAGGGCGTTCTCTTCGAGGAGATGAACCTCGACGCCATCCTGGCCCGCAAGCCGCAGATCGTCCTCATCGACGAGCTCGCCCACACCAACATCGAGGGCAGCAAGCACCGCAAGCGCTACGAGGACGTCCTCGAGTTGCTTGCCGCCAATATCGACGTGCTCGCCACCATGAACGTCCAGCACATCGAGAGCGTCGCGCCTACAGTGCAGAGCGTCACCGGCATCCAGATTCGTGAGACCGTGCCCGACTGGTTCATCCAGCGCGCCGATGAGATCGTGATGGCCGACCTCACTCCCGAGGCCCTGCAGACGCGTATGCGCCGCGGGGACATCTACGGCCACGACCGCGCCGAAAAGGCCCTCGCCAACTTCTTCCGCCGAGGCAACCTCATCGCCCTGCGTGAACTGGCGTTGCAGCACGTCACCAAGGCTGTCGACCGCAACCTGACCGCATACATGGACGCAAAGCGCATTACGGCCAACTGGGCCGTGCGCGAGCGGGTCCTGGTCTGCATCAGCTCCAGCAGCGCCTCGCAGGCGCTGATTGCGCGCGGGGCCCGCGTTGCCGAGGGCGTCGGCGGCGAGCTCTACGTGCTACACATCGAGACCGACAGAGATCGCGACAAGGATGAGCAGAGCACCCTCGACGCCAACCTCCAGTTCGCGCGCAACCTCGACGCGCAGGTCTACGTCGTCAAAGGCAAGAGCATCGCCCACGCCGTAGCCACCTTCGTCCGCGAGAAGCGCATCACCCACGTCATCTTCGGGCGCACCGCCGTCAGCGGCCTGCGCAAGTATCTTTATTACTGGGCCATCCAGCACTTCCTCAGCGAATCGCCCAACGTCGACGTCCACATCGTCACCCAACGCCCGGAGCGCGAATGA
- a CDS encoding response regulator transcription factor, producing MTQNDRDQHAKILIVDDEPQITRVLRTALSTQGYVLRVATNGVQGLETAHEWKPDLVITDVAMPEMNGVEFCRELRAVSQVPIIILSVRSQERMKIEALDAGADDYVTKPFSIQELEARVRAQLRRVQASANTAKPVISHGDFVIDIPQHRVIVRGEDVHLTPKQFDLLVVLARHPGQVLTHRALLHAVWGTNADQPEYLRVNIGQLRKKIELSDEPRYILTEPWIGYRFRPTGNDDF from the coding sequence ATGACCCAGAACGATCGCGACCAACACGCGAAGATCCTCATCGTCGACGATGAGCCGCAGATCACGCGCGTCCTTCGTACCGCGCTCTCCACCCAGGGCTACGTGCTGCGCGTGGCCACCAACGGCGTTCAGGGTCTCGAGACCGCGCACGAGTGGAAGCCCGACCTCGTCATCACGGACGTTGCCATGCCGGAGATGAACGGCGTCGAGTTCTGCCGCGAGCTCCGCGCCGTCTCGCAGGTCCCCATCATCATCCTCTCCGTTCGCAGCCAGGAGCGCATGAAGATCGAGGCCCTCGACGCTGGCGCCGACGACTACGTCACCAAGCCCTTCAGCATCCAGGAGCTCGAAGCCCGCGTCCGAGCTCAGCTCCGCCGCGTTCAGGCCTCAGCCAACACGGCCAAGCCCGTCATCTCCCACGGCGACTTCGTCATCGATATCCCGCAGCACCGCGTCATCGTCCGCGGCGAGGACGTCCACCTCACTCCCAAGCAGTTCGATCTCCTCGTCGTGCTTGCGCGGCACCCGGGCCAGGTCCTCACACACAGGGCGCTGCTCCACGCCGTGTGGGGAACCAACGCCGACCAACCCGAGTATCTCCGCGTCAACATCGGCCAGCTCCGCAAGAAGATCGAGCTCTCCGACGAGCCGCGGTACATCCTCACGGAGCCCTGGATCGGCTATCGCTTCCGCCCCACCGGCAACGACGACTTCTAG
- a CDS encoding amidohydrolase produces MLNRLILCSALAFFSAIPASAQNYPSLVLVHGHIWTENPTQPEAEAIALDGNHVLQVGTSADILRLAGPSTQVIELNGRRVVPGFNDAHVHFIAGGEALASVQLRDAASQAEFRERVAAFAKTQPDGAWITNGEWDHERWKPAVLPTHQLIDDVTAHNPVFIERLDGHMGLANAVAMKLAGVDRNTPDVPGGVIVRDADGNPTGIFKDAATTLIYRAIPPLSLAQTETAILAAQHEAARNGVTSVQEMANDTNDTSGPDHLRALQSLERGGRLNVRMSVNLRLLDWRNLANTGIQAGFSDGLVQVGGLKAFADGSLGSTTAWLLAPFDDQPANSGLASDELQHADQMYADIKGADQAGLQIAIHAIGDRANRTILDLYQRVEQEDGPRDRRLRIEHAQHLTAQDIPRFGQLHVIASMQPYHAIDDGRWAQKRLGPERIHFAYDFRSLLDSGATLAFGSDWPVAPMVPLMGIYAAVTRRTLDNLNPNGWIPEQKITVAEAVHAYTVGAAYAQFDEKVKGSLEPGKLADLVVLSRDIFHIDPVEIQNTRVDLTIFNGRVIYNASEPEHK; encoded by the coding sequence ATGCTCAACCGCCTCATCCTCTGCTCCGCACTTGCATTCTTCTCCGCTATCCCAGCCAGCGCCCAGAATTACCCCAGCCTCGTTCTCGTCCACGGCCACATCTGGACCGAGAACCCCACGCAGCCCGAGGCCGAGGCCATCGCCCTCGACGGCAACCACGTCCTGCAGGTCGGCACATCGGCCGACATCCTGCGCCTCGCCGGCCCTTCAACACAAGTCATCGAGCTCAACGGCCGCCGCGTCGTTCCTGGCTTCAACGATGCCCACGTCCACTTCATCGCCGGAGGCGAGGCCCTTGCCAGCGTGCAGCTCCGCGACGCTGCATCGCAGGCTGAGTTCCGCGAGCGAGTCGCCGCCTTCGCAAAGACGCAGCCCGACGGCGCATGGATCACCAACGGCGAATGGGACCACGAGCGCTGGAAGCCCGCCGTGCTGCCCACGCATCAGCTCATCGACGATGTCACGGCGCACAACCCCGTCTTCATCGAACGCCTTGACGGCCACATGGGCCTCGCCAATGCAGTCGCCATGAAGCTTGCCGGCGTTGACCGCAACACACCCGACGTCCCCGGCGGAGTCATCGTCCGCGACGCCGATGGCAACCCCACCGGCATCTTCAAGGACGCGGCCACAACGCTTATCTACCGTGCCATTCCGCCGCTCTCGCTCGCCCAGACCGAGACCGCCATCCTCGCGGCGCAGCACGAGGCCGCGCGCAACGGCGTCACCAGCGTGCAGGAGATGGCCAACGACACCAACGACACCTCTGGCCCCGACCACCTCCGCGCGCTGCAGTCGCTCGAACGCGGGGGTCGCCTCAACGTCCGTATGTCCGTCAACCTCCGCCTGCTCGACTGGCGCAACCTCGCCAATACCGGCATCCAGGCCGGCTTCAGCGACGGCCTCGTCCAGGTCGGCGGTCTCAAGGCCTTCGCCGACGGCTCTCTCGGCTCGACCACTGCGTGGCTCCTTGCGCCCTTCGACGACCAGCCCGCCAACAGCGGCCTCGCCAGCGACGAGCTCCAGCACGCCGACCAGATGTACGCCGACATCAAGGGCGCCGATCAGGCCGGCCTGCAGATCGCCATTCATGCTATCGGCGACCGCGCCAACCGCACCATCCTCGACCTCTACCAGCGCGTTGAGCAGGAGGACGGCCCGCGCGACCGCCGCCTGCGTATCGAGCACGCCCAGCACCTCACCGCGCAGGACATCCCGCGCTTTGGCCAGCTCCACGTCATTGCCTCCATGCAGCCCTACCACGCTATCGACGATGGCCGCTGGGCCCAGAAGCGGCTCGGCCCCGAGCGCATCCACTTCGCCTACGACTTCCGCTCGCTCCTCGACTCCGGCGCGACGCTCGCCTTCGGCTCCGACTGGCCCGTCGCCCCCATGGTGCCGCTCATGGGAATCTACGCTGCCGTCACCCGCCGCACCCTCGACAATCTCAACCCCAACGGCTGGATCCCCGAACAGAAGATCACCGTCGCCGAAGCCGTCCACGCCTACACCGTCGGCGCCGCCTACGCGCAGTTCGACGAGAAGGTCAAAGGCTCACTCGAGCCCGGCAAACTCGCCGATCTCGTCGTCCTCTCCCGCGACATCTTTCACATCGACCCCGTCGAAATCCAGAACACCCGCGTTGATCTCACTATCTTCAATGGTCGCGTGATTTACAACGCCTCCGAACCGGAGCACAAGTAG
- the kdpA gene encoding potassium-transporting ATPase subunit KdpA: MTANGWFQICLFFLLILVCAKPLGTFMARVFERERTFADPIFRPIERLIYRLTGIDENREMRWTEYGIAMLLFSLVTMIATYAIERLQHILPLNPQHLAAVAPDLALNTAASFTTNTNWQSYVPETTMSYLTQMLTLAYHNFFSAAVGIALAIAFIRGIARRESKTLGNFWVDTTRASLWVLLPTCFIYALLLVSQGVIQNFRPYDSAKLVQPQSVTTTGTDGKTTTQTVTTQTIAQGPVASQEAIKMLGTNGGGFFNTNSAHPFENPTPFSNFLEMFSIFLIPAALTVTLGRMTRSPAHGWAVYAAMAALCFVGVFVAYWAESQPNPLLHTQTMHIDQHVSALQPGGNMEGKEVRFGIANSALFATVTTDASCGAVNSMHDSFMPLGGLVPLVNMMLGEVIFGGVGAGMYGMLVFVILAVFIAGLMVGRTPEYLGKKIESYDVKMAMLYVLIFPLSILGLTAVALMMPNLGLSSLANAGPHGLSEILYAYTSTTANNGSAFAGLNANTHWYNLSLAAAMLVGRFCMIVPMLAVAGNLGRKKLIPPSPGTFPVHTPLFTVLLVGVILIVGALTFFPALSLGPILEHLLMHAGKTF; encoded by the coding sequence ATGACCGCCAACGGCTGGTTTCAAATCTGTCTCTTTTTCCTCCTGATTCTCGTCTGCGCCAAACCGCTCGGCACCTTCATGGCTCGCGTCTTCGAGCGCGAGCGCACCTTCGCCGACCCCATCTTCCGCCCGATCGAGCGGCTCATCTACCGCCTCACGGGCATCGATGAGAACCGCGAGATGCGCTGGACCGAATACGGCATCGCGATGCTGCTCTTCAGCCTCGTGACGATGATCGCCACCTACGCGATCGAGCGGCTGCAGCACATCCTTCCGCTCAACCCGCAGCATCTCGCGGCCGTAGCTCCCGATCTCGCGCTCAACACTGCGGCCTCGTTCACGACTAACACCAACTGGCAGTCCTACGTCCCCGAGACGACGATGAGCTATCTCACCCAGATGCTCACCCTCGCCTATCACAACTTCTTCTCTGCGGCTGTAGGCATCGCGCTCGCCATTGCCTTCATCCGCGGCATAGCGCGCCGTGAGTCGAAGACACTCGGCAACTTCTGGGTCGACACAACGCGCGCTTCGCTCTGGGTACTTCTTCCCACCTGCTTCATCTACGCGCTGCTGCTCGTCTCGCAGGGCGTCATCCAGAACTTCCGCCCCTACGACTCCGCCAAGCTCGTCCAGCCGCAATCTGTAACCACGACAGGCACAGATGGCAAGACGACGACGCAAACCGTCACCACACAGACCATCGCGCAGGGCCCGGTCGCCTCGCAGGAAGCGATCAAGATGCTCGGCACCAACGGCGGCGGCTTCTTCAACACCAACAGCGCGCATCCGTTTGAGAATCCCACTCCGTTCTCGAACTTTCTGGAGATGTTCTCCATCTTCCTGATCCCCGCGGCCCTCACGGTTACGCTCGGCCGCATGACGCGCTCGCCCGCTCACGGCTGGGCCGTCTACGCCGCGATGGCCGCGCTCTGCTTCGTCGGAGTCTTCGTCGCCTACTGGGCTGAGTCGCAGCCCAACCCGCTGCTCCACACGCAGACGATGCACATCGACCAGCATGTCTCCGCGCTGCAGCCCGGAGGCAACATGGAGGGCAAGGAGGTCCGCTTCGGCATCGCCAACTCCGCGCTCTTCGCCACTGTCACCACCGACGCAAGCTGCGGCGCGGTCAACAGCATGCACGACTCCTTCATGCCCCTTGGCGGGCTCGTCCCTCTGGTCAACATGATGCTCGGCGAGGTCATCTTCGGCGGCGTTGGCGCGGGAATGTACGGCATGCTCGTCTTCGTCATCCTCGCGGTCTTCATCGCCGGCCTGATGGTCGGCCGCACGCCCGAATATCTCGGCAAGAAGATCGAGTCCTACGACGTCAAGATGGCCATGCTCTATGTGCTCATCTTCCCGCTCTCGATCCTGGGCCTCACCGCCGTCGCGCTGATGATGCCGAACCTCGGCCTGTCGTCGCTCGCCAACGCTGGGCCGCACGGACTCTCCGAGATCCTCTACGCCTACACCTCGACCACCGCAAACAACGGCTCCGCCTTCGCCGGACTCAACGCCAACACGCACTGGTACAACTTGTCGCTCGCTGCCGCCATGCTCGTCGGGCGCTTCTGCATGATCGTCCCGATGCTCGCCGTCGCAGGAAACCTCGGCCGCAAGAAGCTCATCCCGCCGTCGCCCGGAACCTTCCCCGTTCACACGCCGCTCTTCACCGTGCTACTCGTCGGAGTCATCCTCATCGTCGGCGCGCTTACCTTCTTCCCCGCGCTCTCGCTCGGCCCCATCCTTGAGCACCTGCTGATGCACGCAGGCAAGACCTTCTAA
- the kdpF gene encoding K(+)-transporting ATPase subunit F: MLEVSLLAAVTVALLVYLVYALLRPEKF; encoded by the coding sequence ATGCTCGAAGTCTCTCTGCTCGCTGCCGTCACCGTCGCGCTGCTCGTCTACCTCGTCTACGCACTTCTGCGTCCGGAAAAGTTCTAA